In Candidatus Omnitrophota bacterium, a single window of DNA contains:
- a CDS encoding methyltransferase domain-containing protein, with protein MNTGQKTVRILGAAALGYTAWAIGNFFATRSQALATARSLAIDKGMINLGAGCMRDQLTMGICGLPEVVVNADINSGGPNSVVTDFESGSLPFTDGEFDVAFASHVLEHIVNWEQALDEWNRIADRVIVVLPHPLSIAGRLAREHVQHFSQADAAAIEAAWPKTKVFM; from the coding sequence ATGAACACCGGACAAAAAACCGTCAGGATCCTGGGCGCTGCAGCCCTCGGCTATACCGCGTGGGCCATAGGTAATTTCTTCGCCACGCGCAGCCAGGCGCTTGCTACTGCCCGATCGCTGGCCATCGATAAAGGGATGATAAACCTCGGCGCCGGCTGCATGCGAGATCAGCTGACCATGGGGATCTGCGGCTTACCCGAGGTAGTAGTCAACGCCGATATCAACAGCGGCGGACCCAACAGCGTCGTCACCGACTTCGAGTCCGGGAGCCTGCCCTTCACCGACGGCGAGTTCGATGTAGCCTTCGCCAGCCACGTCCTGGAGCACATAGTGAACTGGGAACAGGCGCTGGATGAGTGGAACAGAATTGCGGACCGTGTTATAGTAGTGCTGCCCCACCCGCTGAGCATAGCAGGCCGCCTGGCCCGGGAGCACGTTCAGCACTTCTCTCAGGCAGATGCCGCGGCGATCGAGGCCGCCTGGCCTAAAACCAAAGTGTTTATGTAG
- a CDS encoding ParB N-terminal domain-containing protein, with translation MEIVHMAIHRIQEEPCSAPRALDESIKKYGILHPILLYQDDDGIYILVDGRRRFSCAVRQGLKTVPAIILPGDVCKELVGLSEHYSRSPSPAIEAEYFAALISGGMTQTELAGALGISQAKISQRLALREKLIPEFFEMLRAGTLIATVAREITSLDSQAQRTLLKQAAKGQRLTIKYLNGLKREKMMATLDLVPVPEIPTNKGSLKSCPHCGKEL, from the coding sequence ATGGAAATCGTACACATGGCGATCCACCGGATCCAGGAGGAGCCGTGCTCCGCGCCCCGGGCGCTGGACGAAAGCATAAAGAAGTATGGCATACTTCACCCCATACTGCTTTACCAGGATGACGATGGTATATATATCCTGGTCGACGGACGCCGGCGGTTCTCGTGCGCCGTCAGGCAGGGGCTAAAGACCGTCCCCGCGATAATTCTCCCGGGCGACGTGTGCAAGGAGCTCGTCGGACTATCGGAGCACTACAGCCGGTCGCCATCACCGGCGATCGAGGCCGAATATTTTGCCGCCCTCATATCCGGAGGCATGACGCAGACGGAGCTGGCCGGCGCCCTGGGTATCAGCCAGGCCAAGATCAGCCAGCGCCTGGCGCTGCGCGAGAAACTTATCCCCGAGTTCTTCGAGATGCTGCGCGCCGGCACGCTCATAGCAACAGTGGCCAGAGAAATCACTTCCCTCGATAGCCAGGCGCAGCGCACGTTGTTGAAACAGGCTGCGAAAGGCCAGAGGCTGACCATTAAGTATCTGAACGGCCTCAAGCGCGAGAAAATGATGGCGACGCTGGACCTGGTACCGGTCCCCGAGATCCCCACCAACAAAGGATCCTTAAAATCATGCCCGCACTGCGGGAAGGAGTTATAG
- the def gene encoding peptide deformylase, producing the protein MKIVTDIEYLRKPCKDLTEAQDLDIIVETLKTEIYLGGVQRGVGLAANQIYIPYRVCLISVGIMVPLILVNPVIVKEQKPKLVREGCLSLPGVDIEIERPMYVKVKALDESRRPVKYTFTGERAQCVRHEIDHLNGILMIDYLDKGERAAIESRLRRSQS; encoded by the coding sequence ATGAAAATCGTTACGGATATCGAGTACCTGCGGAAGCCGTGCAAAGACCTGACTGAAGCGCAGGATCTGGACATCATCGTCGAAACATTAAAGACTGAGATTTACTTAGGCGGCGTACAGCGCGGCGTGGGCCTGGCGGCGAACCAGATATATATCCCTTATCGCGTTTGCCTGATATCCGTAGGTATCATGGTGCCTCTTATACTGGTGAACCCGGTGATTGTTAAAGAGCAGAAGCCAAAGCTCGTGCGCGAGGGTTGCCTCTCCCTTCCCGGAGTCGATATCGAGATAGAGCGACCGATGTACGTTAAGGTCAAGGCGCTGGATGAGAGCCGGCGCCCGGTGAAGTATACGTTCACCGGAGAGCGCGCGCAGTGCGTGAGACACGAGATAGACCACCTGAACGGTATACTGATGATCGATTATCTCGATAAGGGTGAGAGGGCGGCTATCGAGAGCAGGTTAAGGCGGAGTCAGTCATGA
- a CDS encoding DNA polymerase III subunit beta, giving the protein MKVAVNRIALISALKTVRAARFKRSALPILQMVLLAAADGCLQLTCTDLTAVITTKVKAKIVAKGDSCCVSPDKVLLLLDTLKTPSVTLLSKDKMMEISSGTALCITDIMPGKEFPDFKDKLIMKKAKPIIISALVPAVNKVAYAMATEDTRPVLSGMSLKFLDGEIELCAADGFRMATTRVKYTTAHKFKKGDPRQYIIPGEAIRLFKAFERDKIVMCIGDNYLTFSTPDIVIGTGPIQGTYPDYKQIYPDPKNLKPMTFDRGEMLDALKAVIKQKEFKLHPLRLETKRGGGVKVWSQDGDGHKLEFMVQGKGSGKIAFNASLLRDTVSLSPAPSIKMMTTSDKGPAMVKYGHDVHLLMPMYVV; this is encoded by the coding sequence TTGAAAGTAGCAGTAAATAGAATAGCGCTCATATCGGCGCTCAAGACGGTGAGGGCGGCGCGGTTTAAGCGTTCGGCGCTGCCGATCCTGCAAATGGTGCTGCTGGCGGCAGCTGACGGCTGCCTGCAGCTAACCTGCACAGATCTGACGGCGGTGATAACCACCAAAGTCAAGGCCAAGATCGTGGCCAAAGGAGACAGCTGCTGCGTTTCCCCGGATAAGGTGCTCCTCCTCCTGGATACGCTGAAAACGCCCAGCGTGACGCTCCTCTCGAAAGATAAGATGATGGAGATATCTTCGGGCACGGCGCTGTGTATCACCGATATCATGCCGGGTAAAGAATTCCCTGATTTCAAGGACAAGCTCATCATGAAAAAGGCCAAGCCCATCATCATATCGGCGCTGGTGCCGGCAGTGAATAAGGTGGCCTATGCGATGGCGACTGAAGACACGCGACCCGTGCTCTCAGGCATGAGTCTGAAGTTCCTCGACGGCGAGATAGAGCTCTGCGCCGCGGACGGTTTCCGTATGGCGACGACGAGGGTCAAGTATACCACCGCCCATAAATTCAAGAAGGGAGATCCCCGGCAGTACATAATCCCTGGTGAAGCCATCCGGCTGTTCAAGGCCTTCGAGCGGGACAAGATAGTTATGTGCATCGGCGATAATTACCTGACGTTCTCCACGCCGGATATCGTTATAGGCACAGGGCCGATACAAGGCACTTACCCCGACTACAAGCAGATATATCCGGATCCCAAGAACCTGAAGCCGATGACCTTCGACCGGGGCGAGATGCTGGACGCCTTGAAGGCGGTCATTAAGCAGAAGGAATTCAAGCTGCATCCTCTACGTTTAGAGACCAAGCGCGGCGGCGGGGTGAAGGTATGGTCACAGGATGGGGATGGCCATAAATTGGAATTCATGGTGCAGGGTAAAGGATCCGGAAAGATAGCATTCAACGCTTCACTGCTGCGGGATACCGTGTCGCTTTCTCCAGCACCAAGTATCAAGATGATGACAACATCTGACAAAGGACCCGCGATGGTGAAATACGGACACGATGTGCACCTGCTGATGCCGATGTACGTGGTCTAG
- a CDS encoding DUF5131 family protein — protein sequence MRSLPRGINRTKIEWCDCTWNPITGCTNGCPYCYARRIAERFRGTPSFPSGFEPTIHVDRLTAPFYLKEKGRKIFVCSMGELYADNYENWTYEVLRTVKKCPDQTFITLTKQSQNLNRWSPFPDNCWVGVSVTCEDELLTACAELASVVAPVKFLSLEPLLKWDKHTQMDWFGTALALGRISWIIIGAQTQPYRPPSKESVLEIFHATDNESVALFLKDNLKPLLGVDSLRQEWPIV from the coding sequence ATGCGTTCTTTACCACGCGGGATAAATAGGACAAAAATCGAGTGGTGTGACTGCACCTGGAACCCCATCACCGGTTGCACTAACGGCTGCCCTTATTGCTACGCCAGGCGGATCGCAGAGCGCTTCCGTGGTACTCCTTCCTTCCCCAGCGGCTTCGAGCCGACCATACATGTAGACAGACTGACGGCCCCTTTCTACCTCAAGGAAAAAGGTCGAAAGATATTCGTGTGCTCCATGGGAGAGCTTTACGCGGATAATTACGAGAATTGGACCTATGAAGTTTTAAGGACCGTCAAGAAATGTCCGGATCAGACATTTATCACTCTCACAAAGCAATCTCAAAACCTAAACCGCTGGTCCCCTTTCCCGGATAACTGCTGGGTCGGCGTTAGTGTGACGTGTGAGGACGAGCTGCTGACGGCCTGCGCGGAGCTCGCGTCGGTAGTCGCCCCGGTGAAGTTCCTGAGCCTCGAGCCTCTTTTGAAGTGGGACAAGCATACACAGATGGACTGGTTCGGCACGGCGCTTGCGCTGGGCCGGATATCCTGGATAATTATAGGAGCCCAGACGCAGCCTTATAGGCCGCCGTCTAAGGAAAGCGTCCTCGAGATCTTCCATGCTACCGATAACGAGAGTGTAGCGCTCTTTTTGAAAGATAACCTGAAGCCGCTCCTTGGTGTCGATAGCCTGAGACAGGAGTGGCCGATAGTATGA
- a CDS encoding J domain-containing protein: MAKKKPRRTKIDDVSDGLKIFNDFIDSLTKNAPQIADTMQRIFNSFGAPAQEQLPPPYERRFNIIPPAPPASISPYELFGLRPDAPQDTFKQRYRDLMKIYHPDTGTQNDAMAKRLNAAWEMIRKDKGWT, encoded by the coding sequence ATGGCGAAGAAGAAACCACGAAGGACTAAAATCGACGACGTAAGCGACGGGCTGAAGATCTTCAACGATTTTATCGATTCTTTAACAAAGAACGCGCCGCAGATCGCCGATACCATGCAGCGGATCTTCAACTCCTTCGGCGCTCCCGCGCAGGAGCAGCTGCCGCCTCCTTATGAGCGCCGCTTTAATATCATACCGCCGGCGCCGCCGGCATCGATATCGCCATACGAGCTCTTCGGGCTGCGGCCCGACGCTCCCCAGGACACTTTCAAACAGCGTTACCGGGACCTTATGAAGATATACCACCCGGACACCGGCACGCAGAACGACGCCATGGCCAAGCGGTTAAACGCCGCATGGGAGATGATAAGGAAAGATAAAGGCTGGACGTAA
- a CDS encoding thioredoxin family protein → MKDAAEACGIRKGMTRSELLEKMNTCVPEFYKQRKGEAMSEKKVIKVYHSPHCDSCHQAVDLLNKGRFESNIEGDVPVDLIDVTSDEGFREIGEAGVDAVPTAKYNGKTCKLGIDEEQQVVVITCDLPPEDQAEEQPTSED, encoded by the coding sequence ATGAAGGACGCCGCGGAGGCCTGCGGGATCCGTAAAGGGATGACCAGAAGCGAGCTGCTTGAAAAGATGAATACGTGTGTCCCTGAGTTTTATAAGCAGCGGAAAGGGGAGGCTATGTCTGAGAAGAAGGTAATCAAGGTTTATCATTCACCTCATTGCGATTCGTGCCACCAGGCGGTAGATCTGCTCAATAAGGGCCGGTTTGAGTCCAATATCGAGGGTGATGTCCCGGTCGACCTCATTGACGTGACGAGCGACGAAGGATTCCGGGAGATCGGCGAGGCCGGCGTCGACGCGGTGCCCACAGCGAAATACAATGGGAAAACGTGTAAGCTGGGTATCGATGAAGAGCAGCAAGTTGTGGTTATCACGTGCGATCTGCCGCCGGAGGACCAGGCCGAAGAACAACCTACCTCCGAGGATTAA